The genomic interval GCGAAGATCGGTCCTTCGCTGAACTCGAACGTTCCGCGCTCCTCGCGGTACATGTGCGTGCCGGTGATGTCGGCGGGCAGGAGGTCGGGTGTGAACTGGATCCGCGAGAACGAGAGTCCAAGTGCCGACGCGAAACTGCGCGCCGTCAGCGTCTTTCCGGTTCCAGGGACGTCCTCGATGAGGACGTGTCCCTGCGCGAGCACCGCCGTCAGTATCTGTTCGAGGAACTCGTGGTCGGCGACGACACACGACGAGACGGTCTGGAGGACCTGCTCGCAGTCAGAGCGGGCTTGTGGAACGTCCATTCCAGTTCGGTACTGTCGACAGGAACAGTAATATCGCTGACGGAACTTACTGGGGCAGGATCACAACACCTCTCTAGACCACTGCCAGCCCACGGGGCACCTGATCGTACTCGGTCGTCCACTGGCCGACGCGGGTCCACTCGTGCCCGGCGTCCGATCGGAACAGCCCGTGGTTCGTCAGCGCGTAGAGCCCGTTCTCGCCGCTGGCCAGTACCGGCCGAGCGAGGCCGTCGGGACCCGACAGCCCGGCCATCGCCTGCTCCCAGGCGTCGCCGGTCGACCGGTAGACGTAGCTCTCACCCGCCGTCGAGTGGGCACGGCGCGGGCCGGTCGCGGCCGAGACGACGACGGTCTCCGGGTTCTCGGGATGGACCGCGATGCTCCAGACGTATCGGTGGGCCAGCCCGTCCTGGGGGTGTGTCCACGTCTCACCGCGGTCGTCAGAGCGGGCGTAGCCGTCGCCGGCGGCGGTGTAGACCCGGTCGGGCGCGTCCGGGTGGGTCGCGAGCGTGTGGTTGTCCCGGCGGGCGCCCGTGGGGTGGTCGAGCCACGTCTCGCCGCCGTCGGGGCTGCGGACGAACGCGCCGGCCTCGATGGCGACGTAGAGTCGGTCGGCGTCGTCGGGCGCGACCGCGAGCCAGCGGACGTGGTGGGTGTGGGGGCGGGGCGGGAACGACCATCGCGCCGCCGACGCCAGGTCGGTCAGCCCCTCGCGTTCGGTCCAGCTCCGGCCGCCGTCGCCGGATCGATAGACGGCGCTCGGCTCCGTTCCGGCCCACACCACGTCGGGGTCCTGCGGGTCGACGGTGACCGCAGTCACGCGGTCGTCGGTGTCCAGAGCGATCGACCAGGAACTGCCGCCGTCGGTCGTGTACTGGAGGCCGGCGTCGACGGTGCCGACGAACGCCCGGTCGGGCGCGCCGGGATGGGCCGCGAGACACTCGATGTCGTGGCTCACCAGTCGGTCTTTCCACTCGTCGCCGGTGCCGACGAGGACGCGATCCGAGAGGGCTGCGTAGGCGGTGTTCATACCGATGGTAGGGGGCGGACCGGCAGAAAACTACCGCCGGAGTGTCAGTCCTCGGTGGCGGACTCGACGCCCAGCCGTCGGTCGAGGAAGTCCGAAAGCAGTTCGAACAGCCGGATCTTCTGATCGATGTCGGAGGAGGCGTGGCCCTCCTTCCCGAGTTCGGTGTACTCGTAGTCGCCCTCCTCGTCTTCGGTGTAGCCGAAGTCGTCCAGCGCGTCCCGGAACAGGCGGGCCTGCGAGACGGGCACGCGGCGGTCGTTGACGCCGTGGAGCATGAACAGCGGTGCCGAGAGGTTCTCGACGTACTGGACCGGCGAGCGCTCGCGGTAGAGGTCGGGGTTCGATTCGGGCGTCCCGATGTTCTTCTCCAGCAGTTCCGTGCGGTAGTGGGGCATCGTCGTCTCGTACATCGCTTCGAGGTCGGTCAGGCCGATCCAGGCGACGCCGGCGTCGTACAGCTTCGGGTACTGGACCAGTTGCCAGTACGCCGAGTAGCCACCGTAGGAGCCCCCGAAGACGGCCACGCGGTCCGAATCGAGCCAGTCGTACTCGGCGAGGACGAACTCGGCGCCGGTCGCCACGTCGCCCTGCTCGGCGCCGCCCCAGTCGTCGTACAGTTCGCGGACGAACGAGCGCCCGCGGCCGGTCGAGCCCCGGTAGTTCACCTGGAGCACCGAGTAGCCTTCCTGGATCAGGAACTGCGTGTACAGGTCGAAGGCCTTGTCGTCCATCCCGCGGGGACCGCCGTGGGGGTTGACGATCAGCGGCGACGGTCGCTCGCCGGAGTCGTACAACAGTCCGCCGATCTCGAAGGTGTCGTAGGGGTCGTGTTCGACGGCGGCCTGTGGCGTCTCCGGGACACCGTCGGAGTCGAACGTGACGTACTCGGCGTCTGCGAAGTCCGCGGGCGAGAACGGGCCGTACTCGGCGGGCACGAGCGTCTCGGTCTCGTCGGTCGAGAGGTCGTAGGCCAGCAGATCCGGCCGGCGGGTCGGTGTCGTGTGGGTCAGCAGGACCCGGTCGTCGGACAGGACCGCGTCGCCGGCCAGCCCGAAGCCGGCGACCCCCTCGGGGAGATCGAGTTCGCGGGACTCGCCGGACTCGATGTCGGAGACGACGGGCATCTTCGCGGCCTCGCGGGTCCGGATCGCGAGGAACCGCTCGCCGTCGGGCATGAAGAAGGCGGGCGCTTCCTCGCTGTCGGAGTCGAACCACGTCACCTCGTCGGTTCGGAGGTCGTAGACGCCGCTCCGGGTCAGGTCGGCGCTGTTGTCTGAGACGAGCAGTCGCTCGCCGTCGGGTCCCCAGTCGACCGGCGTCGCCTCCGCACCGGTCTCCCCGAGGTCGAGGTTCCGGGGGTCGGAGCCGTCGGCGTTCGCGACGTAGACATCGAGGTTGTCGAAGTCGGCGGACTCGTTGGTCGCGTAGGCGATCCGCTCGTAGTCGGGCGAGAGCAGCCCCCCGTGGACCGCTCGGTCGTAGTCGGTGCGTTTGGTCGTCTCGCCCGACGCCAGGTCGTGACTGTAGAGGTTCATCTGGCCGTCACGGGTCGAACCGACGAGCAGCGTCTCCCCGTCCTCGCCGACATCCGCGAGGACGGTCTGGCCGTCCAGTTCGACGACGGGTTCGACCGCCCCGTCGCGGTCGATGGCGTAGATGTCGTTTTGCTCGTTGCCGTCGTCGTCCAGGTGGAAGTACACGCGGTCGCCGTCGGCGTCCCACTCGACGAACCAGCGGGCGTTTCGCGGGACTTCGCCGTCGCTCCACCGGGTGTGCTCGCCGGTCTCGATATCCAGCACGTGGAGTTCGTTCCGGCCACTGGCGTCGTAGTAGAACGCGACCTCGCTGCCGTCGGGGGAGGCGGTCGGGTGTGCGATCGTCGGGAGACTCGCCAGTTCCGCCAGCACGTCGTCGGCGTCAGGGTCGGGCATACCTGCCTAACCTGTTACGACGCGACAATATGTCTTCTGCCTCCGGCAGTTCAGGTCCACCACCGCAGGCCGACCATCACGAAGACGATCGCCAACTGGAGCAGTCCCTGAAACCCGCCCAGCCGGGCGTTTCGCATCCCGATCTCCGAGATCAGGTCGACATCGGGGTCCGCCGAGACGACCTGCCGGTAGATCCGCACCTCGCCGGGGAGGATCACGCCGAACCCCTGGATCGTCAACAGGGTCACGATCGCCAGCGTGGCGACGATCCACGGGGAAGTCATCGCGAACTCGGGGAGCGTGGTCCAGAGGTACGCGCCCGACCCGACGACCGCCAGGGCGAGCGCCACCAGCGTCTTCGGGTCGGTCAGCGCGTCGAACTGCGAGCCGATCAGCACGACGACGGGGATGGTCGTCGCCGCGGTCATGAGCGCCAGCCACGGATCGGCGTTCGGGAACTTCCCGAGTCGCAGCGCCAGCAGGATGCCGCCGGTGATCGTCACCGTCGCCAGCGTCGGCATCAGGAACGTCATCTTCGGCGTGAACGACTGGAAGAACGAGGCACGCTGTTCGGGCTCCTGGCCGCCCAGCACCGGTCCCAGCACCAGTCCCATGAACAGGTCGATCCCGGTCCAGAGGACGCCGGCCATCACGTGGACGTACGTCAGCGCACGGATTCGGCCGCTGGCGACCGCCGCGGCGAACGCCACGAGCGGGACCGCCACTGCCCCCGCCGCAAAGGCCGGGTTCGCCTGCTGTGCCAGCCCACCGATCCCCCGTTTCCGTGTCGACTCGGCTGTCGACTGTGCCATACGGACCGTGTCCGGCGACAGTCACAAAAGGGTTGGTGGCCGTAAACACAGCTCGCGGCGTCGAGCGCCCGTCAGTCGTCGTCGGCTTTCGCGGCGACCTCGTCGGCGTCCCGGTCGGCGCGTGGCCCCTCCAGGTCGACGCCGGGCAGCAGATCACGGAGGTACCGGCCAGTGTGAGACTCCTCGGTTCGCGCGACGGCCTCGGGAGTGCCTTCGGCGACCAGACGGCCGCCGTGTTCGCCGCCCTCCGGTCCGAGGTCGACGATGTGGTCGGCGTTCTTGACGAGGTCGAGTTCGTGCTCGATGACCACCACGGTGTTGCCGTCGTCGGTGAGGCGGTGGAGCACGTCGATGAGTTTCCGTTCGTCCGCCGGGTGAAGTCCCGTCGTGGGTTCGTCCAGCAGATACAGCGTCTCGCCGGAGTCTTTCTTGCCCAGTTCCTCCGCGAGTTTGATGCGCTGGGCCTCCCCGCCCGAGAGGGTCGTCGAGGGCTGGCCCAGTCGCATGTAGCCCAGGCCAACGTCCTTCAGGAGTTCCAGCCGGCGGCGGATACCGCTGTGGCTCTCGAAGAAGTCGTAGGCCTCGTCGACGGTCATCCCCAGCACGTCCGCGATGGTCGCGCTCTTGTACTCGACATCGAGCGTCTCGTCGTTGTAGCGGGCGCCGCCACACTCCTCGCAGGGCACCTCCACGTCCGAGAGGAAGTTCATGTCGATGGTGACGGTGCCCTGGCCGCCACAGCCCTCACAGCGGCCGCCCTTGACGTTGAACGAGAACCGCCCCTTCTCGTAGCCCCGTTGCTTCGAGAGGTTCGTCTCGGCGAACAGCTCTCGGATGTGGTCGAAGACGTTCGTGTAGGTCGCGGGGTTCGACCGTGGCGTGCGGCCGATGGGTGACTGGTCGATCAAGCGGACCGTCTCGATCGCCTCGATCCCCTCGATGGCGTCGTGTTCGCCCGGATTGACATCGGTGTCGTTCATCCGGCGCACGAGGCCCTTGTACAGCACGTCGTGCATCAGCGTCGACTTCCCGGAGCCGGAGACGCCGGTGATGGCGGTGAACGTGCCAAGCGGGAACGCCACGTCCAGGTCCGCGAGGTTGTGCTGGCGGGCGCCCCGGACGGTGAGGTGACCGTCGGCCGCGCGGCGCTCGTCGGGCACCGGGATCTGTCGCTCGCCGGCCAGATAGTCGCCCGTGATCGACTCGTCGGCGGCTATCAACGCCTCCTGTGGCCCGTTGACGACGACCTCGCCGCCCTGCTTGCCCGGGCCGGGCCCCATGTCGATGACGTTGTCGGCCCGGCGCATCGTCTCGGTGTCGTGTTCGACCACCAGCAGCGTGTTGCCCAGGTCCCGCAGTTCCTCTAAGGTGTTGAGCAGCCGGTCGTTGTCGCGCTGGTGGAGCCCGATCGAGGGCTCGTCGAGGACGTACAGCACGCCCACAAGGCCGCTCCCGATCTGTGTCGCCAGGCGGATGCGCTGGCTCTCCCCGCCCGAGAGGGTCGCTGCCTCCCGGTCAAGGGTCAGATACTCCAGGCCGACCTCCTGCATGAACCCCAGACGGGCGCGGATCTCCTTCAATATCTCCTCGGCGATCTTGGTGTCCCGGGCCGAGAGGTTCGACTCCATCTCCTCGAAGTGGGTCAGGGCGTCGCCGATCGACATCCGATTGACCGCGGTGATGGCGGTGCCGTCGACCAGCACCGCACGGGACTCGGCCTTGAGGCGGGTCCCCTCACAGGCCGGGCAGGTCGTCGTCGCCATGAACTCCTCGATGTGCTCGCGGGCGCGGTCGGAGTCGGTCTCGACGTGGCGGCGTTCGAGGTTCGGGATGACGCCCTCGAAGCGCTCGGTCTTCTCGCGGGTGCCGTTTTTGGTCCGCCACTCGAAGTGGACTAGCTCGTCGGTGCCGTAGAGGAACTGCCGCTGGATCGACTCGTCCAGTTCCTCGAAGGGGGTATCCAGCGAGACGCCGAAGTGGTCGGCGACGTTGTCCAGTTGCCGGGAGTAGTACGTCCGGTCGTAGCTCCAGGGCTCGAAGACGTGTTTCAGCGGCTTCGAGGGGTCCGTGATCACGAGGTCCTCGCTGACCTCCTTGGTCTCGCCCAGCCCCTCACACTCCGGGCAGGCCCCGTGGGGCGAATTGAACGAAAAGGAGCGAGTCTCGATCTCCGAGATGTCGATCCCGCAGTGGGTACAGGCCAGATCTTCGGAGAGTTCGACGACCAGGCGGTCGTCCTCGGCCGCCGTCTCGTCGTCCTCGGCGTCCCCGAGTGCGCCGGTCGACCGGGCCGTCGACCCGCCCAGGGCCTCACTGGCGCCTTCCGGCGGGTCGGGGACGACGACCTTCAGCGTCCCGTCCGCTTCTTCCAGGGCAGTCTCGACGGAGTCGGTGATCCGCGAGCGGGCGTCGGGCGAGACTTTCACCCGGTCGACCACCACGTCGACGGTGTGGTCGTAGTTCTCGTCCAGGTCCGGTCGGTCCAGCGTCAGGTCGAACTCCTCCCCGTCGACCTCGACACGGGAGTACCCCTCGCTGACGAGGTCGTCGAACAGGTCCTCGAAGGCGCCCTTCTGGTCGCGGACGACCGGCGCACACAGTTTCAGTCGGGTCCCTTCGGGGAGGTCCAGAATCCGTGAGACCATGTTCTGTGCGGACTGCTCGCCCACTTCGCGGCCACACTCGGGGCAGTGGGGCGTCCCGACCCGGGCGTACAGCAGGCGGAGGTAGTCGTGGAGTTCCGTCACCGTACCGACCGTCGACCGTGGGTTGTTGGCGGCGTTCTTCTGGTCGATGGAGATGGCCGGCGAGAGCCCCTCGACGTTCTCGACCTGGGGTTTGTCCATCTGGCCTAGGAAGTTCCGGGCGTACGCCGACAGCGACTCGATGTACCGGCGTTGGCCCTCGGCGTACACTGTCTCGAAGGCGAGAGAGGACTTCCCCGACCCCGACAACCCCGTGACGACGGTGAGTTCCTCGCGGGGAATCTCCACGTCGACGTCCTTGAGGTTGTGCTCCTCGGCACCGCGGACCTCGATGACGTCCTTGCTCATCTATGGGGCTTCCAAGGACGGTGGCCGTGAAACCCTGTCGGTTCCTGCCCGTCCTGCCCGATCGACCTCGTCGAGCGGACGAGTCACAGACGGCCGTGTGGTCGTTCGAACACGTGGGGGTACGGGCGGTGTCCGTCTCGTTGCCTGAACGACGGTTTCCGCCGCTCTCGGTATGACTATGTATATTATTCCTGTTGCTTCCATCACAACTAAGTGACTGTGTGTAGACGATCAGAAATATGAGTACAACTGGCACGTACGACATCAAGGGGCTGGACCTGACCGACGACAGCTACACCGTCGAGCAGAGTCTCGTCCGCAACAAGTACAAGGCGATGGACCAGACCGGCAGCGTCGTCCTCCGTGGCAAACAGAAGATGTTCAAGGCCAAGGAGTCGTTCCCGTTCGTCGACGAGAACGACACCGATGTCTTCGAGGTCAACGCCGGCAGCATGCTCGATGTCGCTGGCAACTACACACTGACCGACTCCCAGACCGGCGAGGACCTGGTCGTCCTCGACAACGACTTCTCGATCCTGCAGGATACCTGGCGGATCCGCGACGCGGGGACCGAGGAGATGCTCGCCCAGATCGACTCACAGGGCGCCGCGGTCACGCTCGCCCGGAACTTCCTCCCGTTCGGCCAGTGGATCCCCCACAAGTACGAGATCACCGACAGCGACGGCGGCCACGTCGGCAACATCGACGGTCAGTTCTCGATGAAAGACCGCTACGACATCACGATCGACGACGCCAGTTCCGTCCCGAAGGAGGTCATCATCGCCGCCGCGATGGTCATCGACGCCATCCAGGGCAACTGAGACGACCGCAACGTTTCTTGCTGCCTGGCCCCGACCGTCGGTATGGACCGCCGGGCGTTTCTCCACAGCGTCGGCCTCGCCGGTGTCGGTGCTGGTCTCGGGAGCCAGACCGTGTCCGGCCACCCGCTGCCCGAGGGCGACGACCGGACCCCCGTCGCGGAGACGCCCACGGGCGATGGTCCGCTCGGCTTTCTCGCGCTCTCGGCGACCTACGAGGCCGTCACCAGCCCCGACGGCCACACGGCCTACGCCGCGACCGGTGACGGACTGGCGGTCGTCGACATCGTCGCGCCCACGCGGCCGCGGTTGCTGGCACGCCGGACCGACCTGCTGGGCGACAGCGAGGGCGGCCCGATCGGCCGCGTGCAGGACCTCGCTGTCAGCGGGACACGACTGCTGGTCGCCGGTCCCGCCCACCCCGCCGAGGGGGCCCACGGCCTGGTCGTCTTCGACGTGAGCGACCGGCAGTCTCCCGCTCGGACCGGGAGCGCGCTGGTCGAGACGACGATCCACAACTGCGACTTCGACGGCCGTTACGCCTATCTCACCGGGAACGGCCGCGAGGGGAGCCCGCTGTTGGTCGTCGACACCCGGACCGGCCGGGAGGTCGGGACCTGGCGGCTGACCGACGCCGACGAGCGATGGGCCGAGGCTCCCGCGACGCTCCGCCCGCTCCACGACGTGTGGGTGCAGGACGGTCGCGCGTATCTGGCCTACTGGGACGCCGGGACGTGGGTGCTCGATGTCTCTGACCCGACGACACCGGAGCTCCTGGCACGGGTCCGCGGTCGCTCGCCCGCCGAGCTCGCTGCGATCGAGGACCCCGACACCGAGCGGTCCGAGCCGCCGGGGAACGACCA from Haloarcula pelagica carries:
- a CDS encoding LURP-one-related/scramblase family protein — protein: MSTTGTYDIKGLDLTDDSYTVEQSLVRNKYKAMDQTGSVVLRGKQKMFKAKESFPFVDENDTDVFEVNAGSMLDVAGNYTLTDSQTGEDLVVLDNDFSILQDTWRIRDAGTEEMLAQIDSQGAAVTLARNFLPFGQWIPHKYEITDSDGGHVGNIDGQFSMKDRYDITIDDASSVPKEVIIAAAMVIDAIQGN
- the uvrA gene encoding excinuclease ABC subunit UvrA, which codes for MSKDVIEVRGAEEHNLKDVDVEIPREELTVVTGLSGSGKSSLAFETVYAEGQRRYIESLSAYARNFLGQMDKPQVENVEGLSPAISIDQKNAANNPRSTVGTVTELHDYLRLLYARVGTPHCPECGREVGEQSAQNMVSRILDLPEGTRLKLCAPVVRDQKGAFEDLFDDLVSEGYSRVEVDGEEFDLTLDRPDLDENYDHTVDVVVDRVKVSPDARSRITDSVETALEEADGTLKVVVPDPPEGASEALGGSTARSTGALGDAEDDETAAEDDRLVVELSEDLACTHCGIDISEIETRSFSFNSPHGACPECEGLGETKEVSEDLVITDPSKPLKHVFEPWSYDRTYYSRQLDNVADHFGVSLDTPFEELDESIQRQFLYGTDELVHFEWRTKNGTREKTERFEGVIPNLERRHVETDSDRAREHIEEFMATTTCPACEGTRLKAESRAVLVDGTAITAVNRMSIGDALTHFEEMESNLSARDTKIAEEILKEIRARLGFMQEVGLEYLTLDREAATLSGGESQRIRLATQIGSGLVGVLYVLDEPSIGLHQRDNDRLLNTLEELRDLGNTLLVVEHDTETMRRADNVIDMGPGPGKQGGEVVVNGPQEALIAADESITGDYLAGERQIPVPDERRAADGHLTVRGARQHNLADLDVAFPLGTFTAITGVSGSGKSTLMHDVLYKGLVRRMNDTDVNPGEHDAIEGIEAIETVRLIDQSPIGRTPRSNPATYTNVFDHIRELFAETNLSKQRGYEKGRFSFNVKGGRCEGCGGQGTVTIDMNFLSDVEVPCEECGGARYNDETLDVEYKSATIADVLGMTVDEAYDFFESHSGIRRRLELLKDVGLGYMRLGQPSTTLSGGEAQRIKLAEELGKKDSGETLYLLDEPTTGLHPADERKLIDVLHRLTDDGNTVVVIEHELDLVKNADHIVDLGPEGGEHGGRLVAEGTPEAVARTEESHTGRYLRDLLPGVDLEGPRADRDADEVAAKADDD
- a CDS encoding S9 family peptidase, whose translation is MPDPDADDVLAELASLPTIAHPTASPDGSEVAFYYDASGRNELHVLDIETGEHTRWSDGEVPRNARWFVEWDADGDRVYFHLDDDGNEQNDIYAIDRDGAVEPVVELDGQTVLADVGEDGETLLVGSTRDGQMNLYSHDLASGETTKRTDYDRAVHGGLLSPDYERIAYATNESADFDNLDVYVANADGSDPRNLDLGETGAEATPVDWGPDGERLLVSDNSADLTRSGVYDLRTDEVTWFDSDSEEAPAFFMPDGERFLAIRTREAAKMPVVSDIESGESRELDLPEGVAGFGLAGDAVLSDDRVLLTHTTPTRRPDLLAYDLSTDETETLVPAEYGPFSPADFADAEYVTFDSDGVPETPQAAVEHDPYDTFEIGGLLYDSGERPSPLIVNPHGGPRGMDDKAFDLYTQFLIQEGYSVLQVNYRGSTGRGRSFVRELYDDWGGAEQGDVATGAEFVLAEYDWLDSDRVAVFGGSYGGYSAYWQLVQYPKLYDAGVAWIGLTDLEAMYETTMPHYRTELLEKNIGTPESNPDLYRERSPVQYVENLSAPLFMLHGVNDRRVPVSQARLFRDALDDFGYTEDEEGDYEYTELGKEGHASSDIDQKIRLFELLSDFLDRRLGVESATED
- a CDS encoding WD40/YVTN/BNR-like repeat-containing protein translates to MNTAYAALSDRVLVGTGDEWKDRLVSHDIECLAAHPGAPDRAFVGTVDAGLQYTTDGGSSWSIALDTDDRVTAVTVDPQDPDVVWAGTEPSAVYRSGDGGRSWTEREGLTDLASAARWSFPPRPHTHHVRWLAVAPDDADRLYVAIEAGAFVRSPDGGETWLDHPTGARRDNHTLATHPDAPDRVYTAAGDGYARSDDRGETWTHPQDGLAHRYVWSIAVHPENPETVVVSAATGPRRAHSTAGESYVYRSTGDAWEQAMAGLSGPDGLARPVLASGENGLYALTNHGLFRSDAGHEWTRVGQWTTEYDQVPRGLAVV
- a CDS encoding LVIVD repeat-containing protein, encoding MDRRAFLHSVGLAGVGAGLGSQTVSGHPLPEGDDRTPVAETPTGDGPLGFLALSATYEAVTSPDGHTAYAATGDGLAVVDIVAPTRPRLLARRTDLLGDSEGGPIGRVQDLAVSGTRLLVAGPAHPAEGAHGLVVFDVSDRQSPARTGSALVETTIHNCDFDGRYAYLTGNGREGSPLLVVDTRTGREVGTWRLTDADERWAEAPATLRPLHDVWVQDGRAYLAYWDAGTWVLDVSDPTTPELLARVRGRSPAELAAIEDPDTERSEPPGNDHFVTVDEDAGLLGVGAESWDLAGDGSGGPSGLALYDIADLSAPTHLATIDPPPTSDPTPGGVLTTAHNFELVGGRCYSAWYNGGVRVHDLSDPANPREIAAWRDADDTAFWTAQRASDCFVATSTNAVGGAEVQPGLYTFPDPADAATPTATTASPAASAERTDTGAAGDGFGVLGALSALGLTAWYARRDRRSR